A genomic window from Blastococcus saxobsidens DD2 includes:
- a CDS encoding FtsW/RodA/SpoVE family cell cycle protein, with protein sequence MAGPVTDPRETAATTPTRRGTEAAMLAFAVVLTMAAQAIVDLTVTGALRPEMATFSGWITALWVVAHLVVRRWASYADPLLLPAVALLVGLGLTVIHRLDLAAEMSGNTASREDAPVQLIWATLGVALFVAVLVVVRDHRALSRFAYTLALLGIVLLALPAVLPASISEVNGAKIWIRVAGFSIQPGEFAKICLVVFFAAYLVDKRDVLALASKKVAGLELPRGRDLGPVLLAWILSILVLVFERDLGSSLLLFGIFVVMLYVATERASWLFIGLALFAGGALIAYQIFTHVQQRVDTWLDPSAYYDGAGYQLMQSLFGLGTGGLFGAGLGGGRPDQVPVAKSDFIAAAVGEELGLFGLVAVIVVYLILVERGLRTSLVVRDAFGKLLAAGLAFAIAWQVFVVLGGVTGLLPLTGLTTPFLAYGGSSLVANFVLVALLVRISDAARRPATPHAPSVRLGDAPTEVVTP encoded by the coding sequence ATGGCCGGTCCCGTCACCGACCCGCGGGAGACCGCGGCGACCACGCCGACCCGGCGTGGGACCGAGGCGGCGATGCTCGCGTTCGCCGTCGTCCTCACCATGGCCGCCCAGGCCATCGTCGACCTCACGGTCACCGGCGCGCTCCGGCCGGAGATGGCGACGTTCAGCGGGTGGATCACCGCGCTGTGGGTCGTGGCGCACCTGGTCGTCCGCCGGTGGGCCTCGTACGCCGACCCGCTGCTCCTGCCCGCCGTCGCCCTGCTCGTGGGGCTGGGCCTGACCGTCATCCACCGGCTGGACCTGGCGGCCGAGATGTCCGGGAACACGGCGTCGCGCGAGGACGCGCCCGTGCAGCTGATCTGGGCCACCCTCGGAGTGGCCCTCTTCGTGGCGGTCCTGGTCGTCGTGCGCGACCACCGCGCGCTCTCCCGGTTCGCCTACACCCTCGCCCTGCTCGGCATCGTGCTGCTGGCCCTGCCGGCGGTGCTGCCCGCCTCCATCTCGGAGGTCAACGGCGCCAAGATCTGGATCCGGGTCGCCGGCTTCTCCATCCAGCCCGGGGAGTTCGCCAAGATCTGCCTGGTCGTGTTCTTCGCGGCCTACCTGGTCGACAAGCGGGACGTGCTGGCGCTGGCCAGCAAGAAGGTCGCCGGCCTGGAGCTGCCGCGGGGACGCGACCTGGGCCCGGTGCTGCTCGCCTGGATCCTGTCGATCCTGGTGCTGGTGTTCGAGCGCGACCTGGGCAGCTCGCTGCTGCTCTTCGGCATCTTCGTGGTCATGCTCTACGTCGCCACCGAGCGCGCCAGCTGGCTGTTCATCGGCCTCGCGCTGTTCGCCGGCGGCGCGCTCATCGCCTACCAGATCTTCACCCACGTGCAGCAGCGCGTGGACACCTGGCTGGACCCGTCCGCGTACTATGACGGCGCCGGCTACCAGCTGATGCAGTCGCTGTTCGGGCTGGGCACCGGCGGCCTCTTCGGCGCCGGCCTCGGTGGTGGCCGCCCGGACCAGGTGCCGGTCGCGAAGAGCGACTTCATCGCCGCCGCGGTCGGTGAGGAGCTGGGCCTGTTCGGCCTGGTGGCCGTGATCGTCGTCTACCTCATCCTCGTCGAGCGCGGGCTGCGCACGTCGCTCGTGGTCCGGGACGCCTTCGGCAAGCTGCTGGCCGCCGGGCTGGCGTTCGCCATCGCCTGGCAGGTCTTCGTCGTCCTGGGCGGCGTCACCGGACTGCTCCCGCTGACCGGGCTCACCACGCCGTTCCTGGCCTACGGCGGGTCGTCGCTGGTGGCCAACTTCGTCCTCGTCGCGCTGCTCGTGCGGATCAGCGACGCCGCCCGGCGGCCGGCCACGCCGCACGCGCCGTCGGTGCGGCTCGGGGACGCCCCGACCGAGGTGGTGACGCCGTGA
- a CDS encoding PP2C family protein-serine/threonine phosphatase, translating to MTLVLRYAARSDRGLIRGNNQDSVYAGPRLLAVADGMGGHAAGDVASKVVIAALEHLDDDTPSGDMLQALRSSVFEGSEHLREVIRESPQLEGMGTTLTAILFAGGRLALCHVGDSRAYLMRDGEFTQITHDDTFVQTLIDDGRITPEEANHHPQRSLLLRALNGQEVEPDLSMREARAGDRYLLCSDGLSGVVSEETLAAALKDPDPEATADRLVELALRSGGPDNITVIVADVLEDTGSNGRFDPVVDGAAGDNVGQRQVDARSAAGRAALADQGPPPPPPPTLPTGGGPSARRRPLRILLVAGALLTVLVAGAIGVYAWALNHWFVGVSGSGDDQQVGVFRGLDVSVLGLDLYRLDRGTDLAVSDLTPAARSGVLASITADDAGHVDRILDALRDQRLPLCRPAPRAGDAVAPTSPALPPAAAQEPAPGEPAPPDDAAAAEELTTTSPARTTSSSEVGENCREAD from the coding sequence GTGACCCTGGTTCTCCGCTACGCCGCGCGCTCCGACCGCGGCCTCATCCGCGGCAACAACCAGGACTCGGTGTACGCCGGGCCCCGGCTGCTGGCCGTGGCCGACGGCATGGGCGGCCACGCCGCCGGTGACGTCGCGAGCAAGGTGGTCATCGCCGCCCTGGAGCACCTCGACGACGACACCCCCTCCGGCGACATGCTGCAGGCGCTGCGGTCTTCAGTCTTCGAGGGCAGCGAGCACCTGCGGGAGGTCATCCGCGAGTCGCCGCAGCTGGAGGGCATGGGCACCACGCTCACCGCCATCCTCTTCGCGGGCGGCCGGCTGGCGCTGTGCCACGTCGGCGACTCGCGCGCCTACCTGATGCGCGACGGCGAGTTCACCCAGATCACGCACGACGACACGTTCGTGCAGACGCTGATCGATGACGGCCGGATCACGCCGGAGGAGGCCAACCACCACCCGCAGCGGTCCCTGCTGCTGCGGGCGCTCAACGGCCAGGAGGTCGAGCCGGACCTCTCCATGCGCGAGGCGCGCGCCGGCGACCGCTACCTGCTGTGCTCCGACGGCCTCTCCGGGGTCGTCAGCGAGGAGACCCTGGCGGCGGCGCTGAAGGACCCCGACCCCGAGGCCACCGCCGACCGCCTCGTCGAGCTCGCCCTGCGCAGCGGCGGGCCCGACAACATCACGGTGATCGTCGCCGACGTGCTGGAGGACACCGGCAGCAACGGCCGGTTCGACCCGGTCGTCGACGGTGCGGCCGGGGACAACGTCGGCCAGCGCCAGGTCGACGCCCGCTCCGCCGCCGGCCGGGCGGCGCTGGCCGATCAGGGCCCTCCTCCCCCGCCGCCACCCACACTGCCGACGGGCGGCGGCCCCTCCGCCCGCCGCCGCCCGCTACGCATCCTCCTGGTGGCGGGGGCCCTTCTCACCGTGCTGGTGGCAGGGGCGATCGGTGTGTACGCGTGGGCGCTCAACCACTGGTTCGTGGGTGTGAGCGGCTCCGGCGACGACCAGCAGGTCGGCGTCTTCCGGGGGCTGGACGTCTCGGTCCTCGGCCTCGATCTCTACCGCCTCGACCGGGGCACCGACCTCGCGGTGTCCGACCTGACCCCGGCCGCCCGGAGCGGCGTCCTCGCCAGCATCACCGCGGACGACGCCGGCCACGTCGACCGGATCCTCGATGCCCTGCGGGACCAGCGCCTGCCGCTGTGCCGCCCGGCTCCCCGGGCCGGTGACGCAGTGGCGCCGACCAGCCCGGCGCTGCCGCCGGCGGCCGCACAGGAGCCCGCCCCGGGCGAGCCGGCACCGCCGGACGACGCCGCGGCGGCCGAGGAGCTGACCACCACGTCCCCGGCCCGGACCACCTCGTCGTCCGAGGTGGGGGAGAACTGCCGGGAGGCCGACTAG
- a CDS encoding FHA domain-containing protein FhaB/FipA codes for MTELVVQIFRFGFLLLLWLFIFSAFRVVRADLFGGRPGRVASVPPRSAAAPKKKRGQKGPRSLVVTAGPLSGTKITLGDQPILIGRADDSTLVLTDDFASSRHARLTNRGGQWYVEDLGSTNGTYLDQQRVQGPLLVAPGQPIRIGQTALELRS; via the coding sequence GTGACCGAGCTCGTGGTGCAGATCTTCCGGTTCGGCTTCCTGCTCCTCCTGTGGCTGTTCATCTTCTCGGCGTTCCGCGTGGTGCGCGCCGACCTCTTCGGCGGGCGCCCCGGCCGGGTCGCGTCGGTGCCGCCGCGCTCGGCGGCGGCGCCCAAGAAGAAGCGCGGGCAGAAGGGCCCCCGGTCCCTCGTCGTCACCGCCGGCCCGCTGAGCGGCACCAAGATCACCCTCGGTGACCAGCCGATCCTTATCGGCCGGGCCGACGACTCGACCCTCGTCCTCACCGACGACTTCGCCAGTTCCCGCCACGCCCGCCTGACCAACCGGGGCGGCCAGTGGTACGTGGAAGACCTGGGTTCCACCAATGGCACCTACCTCGACCAGCAGCGCGTGCAGGGACCGCTGCTGGTGGCCCCCGGCCAGCCGATCCGCATCGGCCAGACCGCACTGGAGCTGCGTTCGTGA
- a CDS encoding FhaA domain-containing protein, whose protein sequence is MGVLQRFERRLEGMVGLAFARLFKGKVHPAEIAKALQREADEQRSILGEGRVLAPNVYRVRLGETDFAHLGQWSDQLAGELADMVTEHIEDEGYQVFDKVTVALERDDDLTTGIFEVSSEVADPARPAARAAVPPMASAPVDGHPPLPPLPPLRGRMATDTGKQNPSIVGRAGSRVTSTHVLVVDGPGTRHELSTGRNVIGRGTEADIRLPDTGVSRKHVDVVLDGDVATVEDLGSTNGTLVNGRRVTRQPLSDGDVIRIGHSVLVYRLDGA, encoded by the coding sequence GTGGGTGTGCTGCAGCGCTTCGAGCGCCGACTCGAAGGCATGGTCGGTCTGGCCTTCGCCCGGCTCTTCAAGGGCAAGGTGCACCCGGCCGAGATCGCGAAGGCCCTGCAGCGCGAGGCCGACGAGCAGCGCTCCATCCTCGGTGAGGGCCGTGTGCTCGCACCCAACGTCTACCGGGTCCGCCTCGGCGAGACCGACTTCGCCCACCTGGGGCAGTGGTCGGACCAGCTGGCCGGTGAGCTGGCCGACATGGTCACCGAGCACATCGAGGACGAGGGGTACCAGGTCTTCGACAAGGTCACCGTCGCCCTCGAGCGCGACGACGACCTGACCACCGGGATCTTCGAGGTCAGCTCGGAGGTCGCCGACCCGGCCCGCCCGGCCGCACGCGCCGCGGTCCCGCCGATGGCCTCGGCGCCGGTGGACGGCCATCCGCCGCTGCCCCCGCTGCCGCCGCTGCGCGGACGCATGGCCACCGACACCGGCAAGCAGAACCCGTCGATCGTCGGCCGGGCCGGCTCTCGCGTCACCTCCACCCACGTGCTGGTCGTCGACGGCCCGGGCACCCGGCACGAGCTGTCCACCGGCCGCAACGTCATCGGCCGGGGCACCGAGGCCGACATCCGCCTCCCCGACACGGGCGTGAGCCGCAAGCACGTCGACGTCGTCCTCGACGGGGACGTCGCCACGGTGGAGGACCTCGGCTCGACCAACGGCACGCTGGTGAACGGCCGCCGGGTCACCCGCCAGCCGCTCAGCGACGGCGACGTCATCCGCATCGGCCACTCCGTGCTGGTCTACCGGCTGGACGGGGCGTGA
- a CDS encoding DUF1707 SHOCT-like domain-containing protein, whose translation MPDPHLRAADSDRAAVAATLGRAMSEGRLTVAEYDERLAAAYAARTFGELAPLTADLPRGTAASPARPAPAAAPTVAAGPVCTANRGGHGWPAWGSWSSTALIVLFIWAATCVAAQEFLYFWPFWVIVPWGAMLLIGTVGARSRRSDRRLPT comes from the coding sequence ATGCCCGACCCGCACCTGCGCGCCGCCGACTCCGACCGGGCCGCCGTCGCCGCCACGCTGGGCCGGGCCATGTCCGAGGGCCGGCTCACCGTCGCGGAGTACGACGAGCGGCTGGCCGCCGCCTACGCGGCACGCACCTTCGGCGAACTCGCCCCGCTGACCGCCGACCTGCCGCGCGGCACGGCGGCATCGCCCGCTCGCCCGGCACCGGCCGCGGCTCCGACCGTCGCCGCCGGACCGGTGTGCACCGCGAACCGGGGCGGACACGGGTGGCCGGCCTGGGGATCCTGGTCGAGCACCGCGCTGATCGTGCTGTTCATCTGGGCCGCCACCTGCGTGGCCGCGCAGGAGTTCCTCTACTTCTGGCCGTTCTGGGTCATCGTCCCCTGGGGAGCGATGCTCCTCATCGGCACGGTGGGCGCCCGCAGCCGGCGCAGCGACCGGCGGCTTCCCACCTGA
- a CDS encoding pyridoxamine 5'-phosphate oxidase family protein — MAPFADLEREEPAFAARVRAAFDAHGHTFLATPRADGAPRTSSIESSFLEGEMWLVGMPGSVTFTDLRRDPHMAQHSGSDEPDAFTADAKVSGRAVEITDPGACAAYARAAGAPGAPGAFELFRIDLEQVVLTAVTEARDGLEISSWRPGRRLTTVHRS; from the coding sequence ATGGCTCCCTTCGCCGACCTCGAGCGCGAGGAGCCGGCGTTCGCCGCGCGGGTTCGCGCGGCCTTCGACGCGCACGGTCACACGTTCCTGGCCACCCCGCGGGCCGACGGCGCACCGCGGACCAGCAGCATCGAGTCCTCGTTCCTCGAGGGGGAGATGTGGCTGGTCGGGATGCCCGGCTCGGTGACGTTCACCGACCTGCGCCGCGATCCGCACATGGCCCAGCACAGCGGCAGCGACGAACCCGACGCGTTCACCGCCGATGCCAAGGTGAGCGGACGGGCGGTGGAGATCACCGACCCGGGGGCGTGCGCCGCCTACGCCCGGGCCGCCGGAGCGCCGGGCGCGCCCGGCGCGTTCGAGCTGTTCCGCATCGACCTGGAGCAGGTGGTGCTCACGGCGGTCACCGAGGCGCGGGACGGGCTCGAGATCAGCTCGTGGCGGCCGGGACGGCGGCTGACGACCGTCCACCGGAGCTGA
- a CDS encoding acyl-CoA dehydrogenase family protein — protein sequence MPVDRELPSPEAADLLALVREIADAELAPKAAEYEREERFPREVFRLLGDAGLMGLPFPEEVGGGGQPYEVYLQVVEELAARWASVALGISVHTLSCSPIANFGTEAQRRDLLPEMVGGNLVGAYSLSEAHAGSDVAAMRATATATDDGWVARGEKAWVTHGGHADFYSTFLRTPADGAAGAGGGRGQSISCFHLTPDLPGFSAARPEEKMGLTGSTTSAIRLDDVPIPADRLVGEPGRGMAIALAALDSGRLGVSAVAVGLAQSALDVAVRYAVEREAFGRPIAEHQGVAFLLADMAAAVESARATYLVAARRKDAGKPFSRQASIAKLVATDAAMKVTTDAVQVLGGAGYTRDHPAERYMREAKVMQIFEGTNQIQRMVIGRHLTSGVVPPAG from the coding sequence GTGCCGGTCGACCGCGAACTGCCCAGCCCCGAGGCCGCCGATCTGCTGGCCCTCGTCCGCGAGATCGCCGATGCCGAACTCGCCCCGAAGGCAGCGGAGTACGAGCGCGAGGAGCGCTTCCCCCGGGAGGTGTTCCGCCTGCTGGGCGACGCCGGCCTGATGGGCCTGCCCTTCCCCGAGGAGGTGGGCGGCGGGGGCCAGCCGTACGAGGTCTACCTGCAGGTGGTCGAGGAGCTCGCCGCCCGGTGGGCCAGCGTCGCGCTCGGCATCAGCGTGCACACCCTGTCCTGCTCCCCCATCGCGAACTTCGGCACCGAGGCCCAGCGCCGCGACCTCCTTCCCGAGATGGTCGGCGGCAACCTGGTCGGCGCGTACTCGCTGTCGGAGGCGCACGCCGGCTCCGACGTCGCCGCCATGCGTGCCACCGCCACCGCCACGGACGACGGCTGGGTCGCCCGCGGTGAGAAGGCGTGGGTGACCCACGGCGGGCACGCGGACTTCTACTCCACGTTCCTGCGCACGCCGGCCGACGGGGCTGCGGGGGCAGGTGGTGGGAGGGGACAGAGCATCAGCTGCTTCCACCTCACCCCCGACCTGCCCGGATTCAGCGCCGCGAGACCGGAGGAGAAGATGGGCCTCACCGGCTCCACGACGTCGGCCATCCGGCTGGACGACGTGCCGATCCCCGCCGACCGGCTGGTCGGCGAGCCCGGTCGCGGCATGGCGATCGCGCTGGCCGCGCTGGACTCCGGCCGGCTGGGCGTCAGCGCCGTCGCCGTCGGGCTGGCGCAGTCGGCCCTCGACGTCGCCGTCCGGTACGCCGTGGAGCGGGAGGCCTTCGGCCGCCCGATCGCCGAGCACCAGGGGGTGGCCTTCCTGCTGGCCGACATGGCCGCCGCGGTGGAGTCCGCCCGCGCCACCTACCTGGTCGCCGCCCGCCGCAAGGACGCCGGCAAGCCGTTCTCCCGGCAGGCCAGCATCGCCAAGCTCGTGGCCACCGACGCCGCCATGAAGGTCACCACCGACGCCGTCCAGGTGCTCGGTGGCGCCGGGTACACCCGGGACCACCCGGCCGAGCGCTACATGCGCGAGGCGAAGGTCATGCAGATCTTCGAGGGCACCAACCAGATCCAGCGGATGGTGATCGGCCGGCACCTCACCTCCGGGGTCGTGCCACCCGCGGGCTGA
- a CDS encoding GNAT family N-acetyltransferase, giving the protein MIIEAAAWDDPDVQRLSTDQQTEIRARYGGKEEPGRPPSAADISATLLLRDDDGTAVGCGALRDLGDGVAEVKRMYVAPAARGRGLAKMVLTGLEDAARARGWTTLRLETGPLQPEAAGLYSGAGYRRTGPFGTYGEDPDAAGSLFFEKDLDRA; this is encoded by the coding sequence GTGATCATCGAGGCGGCTGCCTGGGACGACCCGGACGTCCAGCGGCTCAGCACCGACCAGCAGACCGAGATCCGCGCGCGCTACGGCGGCAAGGAGGAGCCCGGCCGGCCGCCCTCGGCCGCGGACATCAGCGCGACCCTCCTGCTGCGGGACGATGACGGGACGGCGGTCGGCTGCGGCGCCCTCCGCGACCTGGGGGACGGCGTGGCCGAGGTGAAGCGCATGTACGTGGCACCTGCCGCCCGGGGGCGGGGCCTGGCGAAGATGGTGCTGACCGGCCTGGAGGACGCCGCCCGTGCCCGGGGGTGGACCACGCTCCGGCTGGAGACTGGTCCGCTGCAGCCGGAGGCGGCCGGGCTGTACTCCGGCGCGGGCTACCGGCGGACCGGCCCGTTCGGGACCTACGGGGAGGACCCGGACGCCGCCGGCTCGCTGTTCTTCGAGAAGGACCTCGACAGGGCCTGA
- a CDS encoding HipA domain-containing protein: protein MLDVTDWRVAAEEPAGADEKLWLAHPTSDERWLFKPITIKGSVVHGEDWAEKAASELACALGLPCAQIEVAVRGSQQGAVSRNLRPAGYDMHNGAVLLSGLIDGYIPGAHNPTGRPGHSLENIQTVLRDALPPPNAQLPSELSAFDTFAGMLVLDAWIANRDRHDENWSVLHPHQPDEPIRLCGAYDQAGCLGFNVPDPKRQQMLEAGGVAAWASRGTAWRFEHSGKPPSLVSLAARALELASPVSRAHWIEALLTVTDDTVMEILHRLPVLSDPARSFASEVLKINKERLLHECH from the coding sequence GTGCTCGACGTCACGGACTGGCGCGTTGCAGCTGAGGAGCCGGCAGGCGCCGATGAGAAGCTCTGGCTCGCCCACCCGACCAGCGACGAGCGCTGGCTCTTCAAGCCGATCACCATAAAGGGGTCGGTGGTTCACGGCGAGGACTGGGCCGAGAAGGCAGCTAGCGAGCTTGCGTGTGCGCTGGGCTTACCCTGCGCGCAGATTGAGGTAGCCGTTCGCGGCAGTCAGCAAGGCGCCGTGTCGCGAAACTTGCGCCCTGCTGGCTATGACATGCACAACGGTGCCGTCTTGCTTAGTGGTCTCATCGATGGCTACATACCTGGCGCCCACAATCCCACCGGCCGCCCGGGGCACAGCCTGGAAAATATCCAGACTGTGCTTCGGGACGCGCTTCCGCCGCCTAATGCTCAGCTCCCGAGCGAGCTGTCGGCCTTCGACACGTTCGCAGGCATGCTGGTGCTCGACGCGTGGATCGCAAACCGTGACAGACACGATGAGAACTGGTCGGTTCTCCACCCGCACCAACCCGACGAGCCGATCCGACTCTGCGGCGCCTACGACCAGGCTGGTTGCCTCGGGTTCAACGTTCCAGATCCGAAGCGCCAGCAGATGTTGGAGGCTGGTGGAGTTGCAGCCTGGGCCTCTAGGGGCACCGCTTGGCGCTTCGAGCACAGCGGCAAGCCGCCCAGCTTGGTAAGCCTTGCGGCGCGTGCGCTCGAGCTGGCGTCGCCAGTGTCGCGCGCACATTGGATCGAAGCGCTGCTCACTGTGACAGACGACACAGTCATGGAGATCCTCCACCGTCTCCCGGTTTTGTCGGACCCCGCGCGTAGCTTCGCGTCTGAGGTCTTGAAGATCAACAAGGAAAGGTTGCTGCATGAGTGCCACTGA
- a CDS encoding ribonuclease D, with the protein MSIEADSAPHVVSGDLSDSLFRALADQPMIACDLETSGLDWRVERIGTIQLFSPSTGTVILQASSRPPDLLAALMQRPSVVKVFHHAPFDLGFLQADWSITTRNVRCTKVASKLAFPEAPSSDHSLASLLRTQLGVAVAKGSVRTSDWMSSELTAEQIEYAANDVRFLLPLLGNLTHLLEQRGRLDLYHECCSFLPSHARLETGGFPDIFSY; encoded by the coding sequence GTGTCTATAGAAGCAGACTCCGCCCCCCACGTCGTTTCAGGTGATCTCTCTGATTCGTTGTTCCGGGCGCTCGCTGATCAGCCTATGATTGCATGCGATCTCGAAACATCGGGCCTCGACTGGCGCGTTGAAAGAATTGGGACCATCCAGCTGTTTTCACCCTCGACAGGCACCGTTATTCTGCAGGCGTCGAGCCGCCCTCCAGACCTACTTGCAGCCTTGATGCAGAGGCCGAGCGTCGTGAAGGTGTTTCATCACGCCCCGTTCGACCTTGGCTTTTTACAAGCGGATTGGTCAATCACCACCAGAAATGTCCGCTGCACGAAAGTAGCGTCCAAACTCGCCTTTCCAGAGGCGCCATCCAGTGACCATAGCTTGGCGTCTTTATTGCGCACCCAACTAGGCGTGGCAGTCGCAAAGGGGTCCGTAAGGACCAGTGATTGGATGTCTTCAGAGTTGACCGCCGAACAGATCGAGTATGCCGCCAATGACGTTCGCTTTTTACTTCCCCTTCTAGGCAATCTGACTCACCTGCTGGAACAGCGTGGCAGGCTAGATCTCTACCACGAGTGCTGCAGCTTCTTGCCATCACACGCCCGCCTAGAGACCGGCGGCTTTCCGGATATCTTCTCCTACTGA
- a CDS encoding RNA polymerase sigma factor, whose amino-acid sequence MTPTAMHRAAGPPAEPPRLRALPDALPSDAELIARSVDDPAEFAPLFDRHATTVHRYLGRRVGELADDLLSETFLIAFRRRAAYRPEHVQVRPWLLGIATNVVHGHVRTEQRRYQALARAAAEPERHGADPGDSADRLDAQALRGPLAAALAGLKPRDRDALLLLAWGQLGYEEIAAVLDVPVGTVRSRLHRARRQTRAALGGISPDDPTSEVDR is encoded by the coding sequence GTGACTCCGACGGCGATGCACCGGGCGGCCGGGCCACCGGCCGAGCCCCCGCGGCTGCGCGCCCTCCCCGATGCGCTGCCCAGCGACGCCGAGCTGATCGCCCGGTCGGTCGACGACCCGGCGGAGTTCGCCCCGCTGTTCGACCGGCACGCCACCACGGTCCACCGGTATCTCGGGCGCCGCGTGGGTGAACTGGCCGACGACCTGCTCAGCGAGACCTTCCTGATCGCCTTCCGGCGGCGCGCGGCCTACCGGCCCGAGCACGTCCAGGTGCGGCCCTGGCTGCTGGGCATCGCGACCAACGTCGTCCACGGGCACGTCCGCACCGAGCAGCGCCGGTACCAGGCCCTCGCCCGGGCCGCCGCCGAGCCCGAGCGGCACGGCGCGGACCCGGGCGACTCCGCCGACCGGCTGGACGCCCAGGCGCTGCGCGGGCCGCTGGCCGCCGCGCTCGCCGGCCTGAAACCCCGGGACCGCGACGCCCTCCTGCTGCTGGCCTGGGGCCAGCTCGGTTACGAGGAGATCGCCGCCGTCCTGGACGTCCCCGTCGGGACGGTCCGCTCCCGGCTGCACCGCGCCCGCCGCCAGACCCGCGCCGCCCTCGGCGGCATCTCCCCCGACGACCCGACCTCCGAGGTGGACCGATGA
- a CDS encoding aldose 1-epimerase family protein translates to MPPSSAPWPATTPSDVELTAGDARLAVDLRGGTLRRLAVGNWEVLDGYAPGTVAPGWRGAVLVPWPNRLRHGRWSWEGEEFQLEVQSPVEPHAIHGLVAWQPWSVLAEADRSVTVGTTIEPHAGYPFRLAAAVDHVLSDDRLTSTLRVRNAGDRPAPFGAGFHPYLSVGATADGGIGDAELALPARTELVLDGGMPTGERRPFDGAVGRIGDRALDTPLTDLARDAEGWANVRLSGSAGELVISVDAAWPWLQIYTGDTLPAGQWRRSLAVEPMTCPPNALADGADLLVLEPGQEWTGSWSLAWNPAA, encoded by the coding sequence ATGCCACCGTCGTCCGCCCCCTGGCCCGCCACCACGCCCAGTGACGTCGAGCTGACCGCCGGCGACGCGCGGCTGGCCGTGGACCTCCGCGGCGGGACGCTGCGCCGGCTCGCGGTCGGGAACTGGGAGGTCCTGGACGGCTACGCCCCCGGCACCGTCGCCCCCGGCTGGCGCGGCGCTGTCCTGGTGCCCTGGCCCAACCGCCTCCGGCACGGCCGGTGGTCGTGGGAGGGCGAGGAGTTCCAGCTGGAGGTCCAGTCACCGGTGGAGCCGCACGCCATCCACGGGCTGGTGGCCTGGCAGCCATGGTCGGTACTGGCGGAAGCGGACCGGTCCGTCACGGTCGGGACGACGATCGAGCCGCACGCGGGCTACCCGTTCCGGCTCGCCGCCGCGGTCGACCACGTGCTGAGCGACGACCGGCTGACCAGCACCCTTCGGGTGCGGAACGCCGGCGACCGGCCGGCGCCCTTCGGCGCCGGTTTCCACCCCTACCTCTCCGTCGGCGCGACGGCCGACGGCGGTATCGGCGACGCCGAGCTGGCGCTGCCCGCCCGCACCGAGCTGGTCCTCGACGGCGGGATGCCGACGGGGGAGCGCCGGCCCTTCGACGGCGCGGTGGGCCGGATCGGCGACCGGGCGCTGGACACCCCGCTCACCGACCTCGCCCGCGACGCCGAGGGCTGGGCGAACGTCCGGCTCAGCGGCAGCGCCGGCGAGCTGGTGATCTCGGTCGACGCCGCGTGGCCGTGGCTGCAGATCTACACCGGCGACACCCTGCCGGCCGGCCAGTGGCGGCGCAGCCTCGCTGTCGAACCGATGACCTGCCCGCCGAACGCGCTCGCCGACGGCGCCGACCTGCTGGTCCTCGAACCGGGCCAGGAGTGGACCGGCAGCTGGTCCCTGGCCTGGAACCCGGCGGCCTGA